The Prochlorococcus sp. MIT 1300 genome has a window encoding:
- a CDS encoding metalloregulator ArsR/SmtB family transcription factor: MGSVVAQSQARDLLKALADPLRLQIIESLSSGEKCVCDLIQEIGLAQSKISFHLKVLKESGLITDRQSGRWVYYKLDIGALNELQLWLKQLTQDCQQSSASCENNA; this comes from the coding sequence ATGGGTTCAGTCGTAGCCCAATCACAGGCGAGAGACCTGCTTAAAGCTTTGGCAGATCCTCTGAGATTGCAAATCATTGAATCCTTGTCTAGCGGAGAAAAATGTGTCTGCGATCTCATTCAAGAGATAGGTCTTGCTCAATCCAAGATTTCCTTTCACCTTAAGGTCCTTAAAGAATCTGGCCTTATCACTGATAGGCAAAGTGGGCGCTGGGTTTACTACAAACTCGATATAGGCGCATTAAATGAATTACAACTTTGGCTAAAACAACTCACACAAGACTGTCAGCAATCATCAGCTAGCTGTGAAAACAATGCGTAA
- a CDS encoding ArsJ-associated glyceraldehyde-3-phosphate dehydrogenase, with translation MRIGINGFGRIGRLVFRALWGRPNIELVQINDPAGDAKVAAHLLEFDSVHGRWTHSIRFDLSQILIDEHVLSYAQESDFTLCPWRDAGVDIVLDCSGKNKTPEALSPYFDKLGLSKVIVACPVTGQVAGEEALNIVYGINHNLYDPNIHRVVTAASCTTNCLAPIVKVVNENFGIMHGAITTLHDITNTQVPIDSFKSDLRRARSSIQSLIPTTTGSAKAIGMIFPELQGKLNGHAVRVPLLNASLTDAVFELNRKISVEEANQAFKSASEGDLKGILGYEERPLVSIDYVNDSRSSIIDALSTMVIDGNQLKVFAWYDNEWGYSCRMADLTSYVVNLDSKG, from the coding sequence ATGCGAATTGGAATCAATGGATTTGGGCGCATAGGTCGTCTTGTTTTTCGTGCTTTATGGGGCCGACCAAATATTGAGTTAGTTCAGATTAATGATCCTGCTGGTGATGCAAAAGTTGCTGCGCATTTGCTTGAGTTTGATTCTGTTCATGGGCGTTGGACTCATTCGATTCGATTTGACTTGTCTCAAATACTGATTGATGAACATGTTTTGAGCTACGCCCAGGAAAGTGATTTCACCCTTTGCCCATGGAGAGATGCAGGGGTAGATATTGTCTTGGATTGCTCGGGTAAGAACAAAACTCCAGAAGCCCTTAGCCCGTATTTCGACAAACTCGGGCTAAGTAAGGTCATCGTTGCTTGTCCAGTAACAGGACAAGTTGCAGGAGAAGAAGCACTCAACATCGTCTATGGAATTAACCACAATCTGTATGACCCAAACATTCATCGTGTTGTCACAGCTGCTTCTTGCACAACTAACTGCTTGGCGCCAATCGTAAAAGTCGTCAATGAAAACTTTGGAATCATGCATGGAGCCATTACCACTCTTCATGACATCACCAATACACAGGTTCCAATTGACTCTTTTAAAAGCGACTTAAGGCGAGCCCGCAGCAGTATTCAAAGCCTCATCCCCACTACAACTGGTTCGGCTAAAGCTATAGGAATGATTTTCCCCGAGCTTCAAGGCAAATTAAACGGACATGCTGTTCGTGTTCCACTCCTTAATGCTTCTCTCACGGATGCTGTCTTTGAATTAAATCGCAAAATCTCCGTAGAAGAAGCGAACCAAGCTTTTAAAAGTGCCTCCGAAGGAGATTTGAAAGGCATTCTTGGCTATGAAGAAAGGCCCTTAGTCTCCATTGACTACGTTAATGATTCACGCAGTTCAATTATTGATGCTTTGTCCACAATGGTTATAGATGGGAATCAATTAAAAGTTTTTGCCTGGTATGACAATGAATGGGGTTACAGCTGTCGTATGGCAGACCTAACTTCTTATGTCGTGAATCTAGATAGCAAAGGTTAA